A part of Silvimonas soli genomic DNA contains:
- a CDS encoding GlxA family transcriptional regulator, whose translation MPLDVWLVVADDLLLLDLAGPAEALRMAGDEHFRLHFVGPAREARTLVGVTIANLEPLPARLIAPALLIVPGHEPGADTAQGEVITRWLRTAMLQPGIELATVCAGALYAARAGLLDGRRCTTHYMHTAELQQFAPAAKVEADRVFVQDGPIWTSAGITAGIDLALQLIATKISPQKAAEIARRLVVYFRRGGDDPQLSAWFQHRNHLHPLVHRVQEKLAQDVAADWSLENMAELVHVSARHLTRLFREHAQTAPTEYLRLLRVAQAQALLADSRLPMERVAELSGFGSARDLRRVMGRMRSGVTV comes from the coding sequence ATGCCGCTTGATGTCTGGCTGGTGGTGGCCGATGACTTGCTTTTGCTGGACTTGGCCGGTCCGGCAGAAGCCCTGCGCATGGCGGGTGACGAGCACTTCCGGCTGCACTTTGTCGGGCCTGCCCGTGAAGCACGCACACTGGTCGGCGTCACCATTGCCAATCTTGAGCCACTGCCCGCCAGGCTGATTGCACCGGCCTTGCTCATCGTTCCCGGCCATGAGCCCGGCGCAGATACTGCGCAGGGCGAGGTCATCACCCGCTGGTTGCGCACCGCCATGCTCCAGCCCGGCATTGAACTGGCGACCGTTTGTGCCGGGGCGTTGTACGCCGCCAGAGCGGGCTTGCTGGATGGGCGTCGCTGTACCACGCATTACATGCACACCGCCGAGTTGCAGCAGTTTGCCCCAGCCGCCAAAGTCGAGGCCGACCGGGTGTTTGTGCAAGATGGGCCGATCTGGACGTCCGCTGGCATTACTGCCGGGATAGATCTGGCCTTGCAGCTGATTGCTACCAAAATCTCACCGCAAAAAGCCGCCGAAATTGCCCGCCGGTTGGTGGTGTACTTTCGCCGCGGTGGCGATGACCCGCAGCTGTCCGCCTGGTTTCAACATCGCAACCATCTACACCCGCTGGTGCATCGGGTGCAGGAAAAGCTGGCGCAAGATGTGGCGGCGGATTGGTCGTTGGAAAACATGGCAGAGCTGGTGCATGTCTCCGCCCGCCACCTGACCCGCCTGTTCCGTGAACACGCGCAAACCGCGCCAACCGAATATCTACGATTGCTGCGAGTCGCGCAGGCGCAAGCCCTGCTGGCGGACAGTCGCTTGCCGATGGAGCGAGTGGCGGAGTTGTCGGGGTTTGGCTCGGCGCGAGACTTGCGCAGGGTGATGGGGCGAATGCGGAGTGGGGTTACGGTGTGA
- a CDS encoding complex I NDUFA9 subunit family protein — translation MVQSLVLHPVLLIGGSGFIGRALAARLCRVGYPVTIPTRDRERAREHLLTLPRVELIEADVHDPLVLKRLVREARVVVNLVGLLQGSQRQFELAHVELTRHIIAACQANGGRRYLHMSALGADPAGASMYQRSKGAAEALVRQSELDWTIFRPSVVFGEEDRFLNLFAELQKLAPLLPLAGAHARFQPVWVQDVVRVFETALHRRDWIGQSFDLAGPKVYTLAELVRYAGRVSGNARPVLPLPDWAARLQAAAMSLLPNPPLSRDNLDSMRVDNVTDQPFPDIPGFKPTALEAVAPGWMAHAARGSKYAHFRSKAGRKP, via the coding sequence ATGGTTCAGAGTCTGGTACTGCACCCGGTACTGTTGATTGGTGGCAGCGGCTTTATCGGCCGCGCTCTGGCCGCACGGTTGTGTCGTGTTGGTTATCCGGTAACCATTCCCACCCGGGATCGCGAACGCGCCCGGGAGCATCTGCTGACGCTGCCACGGGTTGAGCTGATCGAAGCCGACGTACACGACCCGCTTGTGCTCAAGCGCCTGGTTCGCGAAGCGCGAGTGGTGGTCAATCTGGTTGGCTTGTTACAAGGCAGCCAGCGACAGTTTGAGCTGGCTCATGTCGAACTGACGCGGCATATCATTGCGGCCTGCCAGGCCAATGGCGGCCGACGCTACCTGCACATGAGCGCGTTGGGCGCGGACCCGGCCGGGGCATCAATGTATCAACGCAGCAAGGGCGCGGCTGAGGCATTGGTGCGGCAAAGCGAACTGGACTGGACCATCTTTCGGCCATCGGTGGTATTTGGTGAAGAGGATCGCTTCCTCAATTTGTTTGCTGAACTGCAAAAGCTGGCACCGTTGCTGCCTTTAGCCGGTGCGCATGCCCGCTTTCAGCCGGTATGGGTGCAGGATGTGGTGCGGGTGTTTGAGACTGCCCTGCATCGGCGCGACTGGATCGGGCAAAGTTTCGATCTGGCTGGCCCCAAGGTCTACACGCTGGCCGAACTGGTGCGCTATGCCGGTCGCGTGAGTGGGAATGCGCGCCCGGTATTGCCATTGCCGGATTGGGCGGCGCGGTTGCAGGCTGCGGCGATGTCCTTGCTGCCTAATCCACCGCTGAGTCGTGACAATCTGGATTCGATGCGCGTCGATAATGTGACTGATCAGCCTTTCCCGGATATTCCAGGTTTCAAGCCTACCGCGCTGGAAGCGGTGGCACCAGGCTGGATGGCCCATGCCGCTCGCGGCAGCAAGTATGCGCACTTTCGCAGCAAGGCCGGCCGCAAGCCTTAG
- a CDS encoding IMPACT family protein, protein MPTYTLAAPVHAELEIKKSRFLGSVLPVADRAAALAIIARTRSEHSAAAHVCWALLAGGESGMSDDGEPSGTAGRPMLSVLQHHHLDGVLGLVVRYYGGIRLGAGGLVRAYTDAIASAIKQAQVVPLTAKVTIEIEIPYADEARVRHWLMQSGHLLTAFSHANLVRLCFITNASDQAIAEENLQNLTQGQVRFLGPAASSR, encoded by the coding sequence ATGCCCACCTATACGCTTGCCGCGCCAGTGCATGCCGAACTGGAAATCAAAAAGAGCCGCTTCCTCGGTAGCGTCCTGCCTGTGGCAGACCGTGCTGCTGCTTTGGCAATCATCGCACGCACACGTTCCGAGCATTCCGCCGCAGCCCATGTCTGCTGGGCTTTGCTGGCTGGAGGTGAATCTGGCATGTCGGATGATGGTGAGCCTTCCGGCACTGCCGGGCGTCCGATGCTGAGCGTACTTCAGCATCACCATCTGGATGGCGTGCTCGGTCTGGTTGTGCGCTATTACGGCGGAATACGGCTAGGCGCTGGCGGCCTGGTCCGCGCTTATACCGATGCAATTGCCAGCGCTATTAAACAGGCCCAAGTGGTTCCACTCACGGCCAAGGTCACCATCGAGATCGAGATTCCCTATGCCGATGAAGCCCGTGTACGCCACTGGCTGATGCAATCCGGACACTTACTGACCGCTTTTTCACATGCCAACCTTGTAAGACTTTGCTTTATAACAAATGCAAGCGACCAAGCAATAGCAGAAGAAAACTTGCAAAACCTGACCCAAGGCCAGGTGCGATTTCTGGGGCCTGCTGCATCATCCCGATAA
- a CDS encoding arylamine N-acetyltransferase family protein produces the protein MDFINLYLQRLGLTRDSLPADPVARLNLLHNTHQQCIAFNNIEVLLSRLPELDPDKVVDKVLRRARGGYCYELNGLFGCLLRELGYDTHFHLGKMLAGSGVGPEERPRTHHVISVLIERQRWMIDVSFGARGLVEAAVLQTEQPFTQMDTLRYQPYGDGYLLQSQIKGEWQTLYWFDLVEVYPADCVMSNYYSSTHPTSPFLHNLMALRLTGPRARVTFNNLRVAQVNNGVREETLLTSSQQLRDAIEKHLHIVLDHTEAESLYLRISEQPALQLV, from the coding sequence ATGGACTTCATCAACCTTTATCTGCAGCGTCTTGGCCTGACGCGAGACAGCCTGCCCGCCGACCCGGTAGCGCGCTTGAACCTGCTGCACAATACCCACCAGCAATGCATTGCCTTCAACAACATCGAAGTTCTGCTCAGTCGTCTGCCCGAACTCGACCCGGATAAGGTCGTCGACAAGGTGCTGCGACGTGCTCGTGGCGGTTACTGTTACGAACTCAATGGCCTGTTCGGTTGCTTGTTACGCGAGCTGGGTTACGACACGCATTTTCATCTGGGCAAGATGCTGGCCGGTAGCGGAGTCGGGCCGGAAGAACGTCCACGCACTCACCACGTGATATCGGTATTGATTGAGCGCCAACGCTGGATGATAGATGTGAGCTTTGGCGCGCGCGGTCTGGTTGAAGCGGCGGTATTGCAGACCGAACAGCCTTTCACACAAATGGACACTTTGCGCTATCAGCCCTATGGCGATGGGTATCTGCTGCAAAGCCAGATCAAGGGCGAATGGCAGACCCTCTACTGGTTTGATCTGGTCGAGGTTTACCCGGCGGACTGTGTCATGTCCAACTACTACTCGTCGACGCACCCAACTTCGCCGTTCCTGCACAATCTGATGGCCCTGCGCCTGACCGGCCCACGTGCTCGTGTCACCTTCAATAATCTGCGTGTGGCGCAGGTGAACAATGGCGTGCGCGAAGAAACACTGTTGACATCATCGCAGCAGTTACGCGACGCAATCGAGAAGCATCTGCATATCGTATTGGATCACACCGAGGCAGAGAGTTTGTACCTGCGGATCAGTGAACAACCCGCACTCCAGCTGGTCTGA
- a CDS encoding 2-hydroxyacid dehydrogenase produces MRIAVFDTKRYDRAGLEAANKKFGYELAFFEDRLNGTTVPLVAGFDVVCPFVNDRLDRAVLQEMARLNVRHVALRCAGFNGVDLAAAAEFGVTVTRVPAYSPEAVAEHVFALLLTLVRKTHRAYQRIREGNFSLDGLVGFNLHGRTFGVIGAGKIGVAAMKIAKGFGCRVLAYDRFPSAERAAEIGCEFVDMDTLLGQSDIVSLHAPLTPETQHLINATTLKKMKQGSVIINTSRGGLIDTKALIKALKTGQLFGVGLDVYEYEEGVFFEDLSHEALKDDMLARLTTFPNVMITSHQGFLTDEALAAIAHTVLENITAYQNGQPLVNAVKPGA; encoded by the coding sequence ATGCGCATCGCTGTTTTTGATACCAAACGTTATGACCGGGCGGGGCTGGAAGCCGCCAACAAGAAATTTGGCTACGAACTGGCCTTCTTTGAAGATCGGCTCAATGGCACCACAGTGCCGCTGGTGGCTGGGTTTGATGTGGTATGTCCGTTCGTTAACGACCGGCTGGATCGTGCCGTGTTGCAGGAAATGGCCCGTTTGAACGTGCGGCATGTGGCATTGCGTTGCGCCGGTTTCAATGGCGTCGATCTTGCCGCCGCCGCCGAGTTTGGTGTCACGGTGACGCGTGTGCCCGCATATTCGCCTGAAGCGGTGGCCGAACACGTGTTCGCCTTGCTGCTGACGCTTGTACGCAAAACGCATCGCGCCTACCAACGTATTCGCGAAGGCAATTTTTCGCTGGATGGCCTGGTTGGCTTCAACCTGCATGGCCGCACTTTTGGCGTGATTGGCGCTGGCAAGATCGGTGTGGCAGCGATGAAGATCGCCAAGGGTTTTGGCTGCCGCGTGCTGGCGTATGACCGCTTTCCGTCAGCCGAGCGTGCTGCCGAGATCGGCTGCGAATTTGTGGATATGGATACATTGCTGGGGCAGAGCGATATCGTGTCATTGCACGCGCCGCTGACCCCGGAAACCCAACATCTGATTAATGCCACTACGCTGAAAAAGATGAAGCAGGGCTCGGTCATCATCAACACCAGTCGTGGCGGGTTGATTGATACCAAAGCCTTGATCAAGGCATTGAAGACCGGCCAGTTGTTTGGTGTCGGGCTGGATGTGTATGAGTACGAAGAAGGCGTGTTCTTTGAGGATCTATCGCATGAGGCGCTCAAAGACGACATGCTGGCGCGGCTGACCACCTTTCCCAACGTAATGATCACCTCGCACCAGGGTTTTCTGACGGATGAGGCGCTGGCCGCCATCGCGCATACCGTACTGGAAAACATCACTGCATATCAAAATGGACAGCCGTTGGTGAATGCAGTAAAACCCGGTGCATGA
- the dtd gene encoding D-aminoacyl-tRNA deacylase: protein MRVLLQRVEHAQVDVAGETVGRIGAGLLLLVGIEPADTAEDLAWMSAKVCNLRVFEDDAGIMNRSVLETGGEILAVSQFTLFGSYKKGNRPSWMRAAKGEHATGLFDDFVARVTALLGKPVPTGVFGADMKVSLLNDGPVTLQLDSKNPE from the coding sequence ATGCGGGTTTTGCTGCAACGGGTGGAACATGCACAGGTCGATGTGGCGGGTGAAACCGTCGGCCGCATTGGCGCTGGCTTGCTGCTGCTGGTGGGGATTGAACCCGCCGATACGGCCGAAGATCTGGCGTGGATGAGCGCCAAGGTCTGCAATCTGCGCGTGTTTGAAGACGACGCAGGAATAATGAACCGCTCGGTGCTGGAGACCGGTGGCGAAATCCTGGCGGTATCGCAGTTCACTTTGTTTGGCTCATACAAGAAAGGCAATCGGCCCTCGTGGATGCGCGCGGCCAAGGGAGAGCATGCGACTGGGTTGTTTGATGATTTCGTCGCCCGGGTGACTGCCTTGTTGGGCAAACCAGTGCCAACCGGAGTATTTGGCGCGGATATGAAGGTGAGCTTGCTGAATGATGGACCGGTAACCTTGCAACTGGATTCAAAAAATCCCGAGTGA
- a CDS encoding response regulator transcription factor produces MKANNFGRIAIVDDDDALRDALAWLFSTRDHEVQAFASAESFLADYAPERFSCLILDVRMPGMSGTELFERLKEYAYTPPVVFLTGHGDVPMAVAALKGGAADFVEKPFSDNEIVDLVESCLRADTTRRNQWQAKHAVEIRLSTLTPREREVMKLILTGRLNKQIADDLSISMKTVEVHRARILEKMHVKTAMELAALLRDAQINTQQPE; encoded by the coding sequence ATGAAAGCCAACAACTTCGGCCGCATCGCGATCGTGGACGACGACGACGCCCTGCGTGACGCACTGGCCTGGCTTTTTTCTACCCGCGATCACGAGGTACAAGCTTTTGCCTCAGCGGAATCGTTCCTTGCTGACTACGCGCCCGAGCGCTTTAGCTGCCTGATTCTGGATGTGCGCATGCCCGGCATGAGCGGCACCGAATTGTTTGAACGCCTGAAGGAGTATGCCTATACCCCGCCAGTCGTGTTTCTGACTGGTCACGGCGACGTACCGATGGCGGTTGCCGCACTGAAAGGTGGCGCGGCAGATTTCGTAGAAAAACCCTTCAGCGATAACGAAATTGTTGATCTGGTCGAAAGCTGTCTGCGCGCCGACACCACGCGCCGCAATCAGTGGCAAGCCAAACACGCCGTAGAAATCCGCTTGTCCACGCTGACGCCGCGTGAACGCGAGGTGATGAAGCTGATCCTGACTGGCCGCCTGAACAAACAAATTGCCGATGATCTTTCGATCAGCATGAAAACGGTGGAAGTACACCGCGCGCGCATTCTGGAAAAAATGCACGTCAAAACAGCAATGGAACTCGCCGCCTTGCTGCGCGATGCGCAAATCAATACCCAACAGCCGGAATAA
- the asd gene encoding aspartate-semialdehyde dehydrogenase, whose amino-acid sequence MKKVGLVGWRGMVGSVLMQRMQEEKDFDLITPTFFTTSQAGSTAPNFGKDAGTLKDAHNLDELRAMDVIISCQGGDYTNDVFRRLRASGWEGYWIDAASTLRMEDDAVIILDPVNDSLIRNAVASGVKNFAGGNCTNSILLMGVGGLFREDLVEWVSSMTYQAASGAGANNMRELVKGMGVIHAAVADELANPASAILEIDRKVAKSIREDVPTEFFPAPLAGGLIPWIDKQLENGQSKEEWKGQAEVNKILGTDKTIPVDGLCVRIGAMRCHSLALTIKLKKDLPLSEIEALIKSTNQWVKWVPNDRSITEQELTPAAITGKLDIGVGRVRKLNMGPEYISAFVIGDQLLWGAAEPLRRMLRILLDK is encoded by the coding sequence ATGAAGAAGGTAGGCTTGGTCGGTTGGCGCGGCATGGTGGGCTCGGTGCTCATGCAACGTATGCAGGAAGAAAAAGATTTCGACCTGATTACCCCGACATTCTTCACCACCTCGCAAGCAGGCAGCACCGCGCCGAACTTCGGCAAAGACGCAGGCACGCTTAAAGACGCGCACAACCTGGACGAGTTGCGCGCCATGGACGTGATCATTTCCTGCCAGGGCGGTGATTACACCAACGACGTATTCCGTCGCCTGCGGGCTTCGGGCTGGGAGGGCTATTGGATCGACGCCGCTTCTACCCTGCGCATGGAAGACGACGCAGTCATCATTCTGGACCCGGTCAACGATAGTTTGATCCGCAACGCCGTAGCCAGTGGCGTCAAGAATTTTGCTGGCGGCAACTGTACCAACTCCATCCTGCTGATGGGCGTGGGCGGTTTGTTCCGCGAAGACCTGGTGGAATGGGTTAGCTCGATGACTTACCAGGCGGCCTCCGGTGCGGGCGCCAACAATATGCGCGAACTGGTCAAGGGCATGGGCGTGATTCACGCGGCCGTGGCTGATGAGCTGGCCAATCCGGCATCGGCCATTCTGGAAATCGACCGCAAGGTGGCCAAATCCATCCGCGAAGATGTGCCGACCGAGTTCTTCCCGGCGCCACTGGCTGGCGGTTTGATCCCGTGGATCGACAAGCAACTGGAAAACGGCCAATCCAAGGAAGAATGGAAAGGCCAGGCCGAAGTAAACAAGATCCTCGGCACCGACAAGACTATTCCGGTTGATGGCCTGTGTGTGCGAATTGGCGCAATGCGCTGCCACAGCCTGGCGCTGACCATCAAGCTGAAGAAAGACCTGCCCTTGAGCGAAATCGAAGCACTGATCAAATCCACCAACCAGTGGGTGAAGTGGGTGCCGAACGATCGCAGCATCACCGAACAAGAACTGACCCCAGCCGCCATCACCGGCAAGCTGGATATCGGTGTTGGCCGCGTGCGCAAGCTCAACATGGGCCCGGAATACATCAGCGCGTTCGTGATCGGCGACCAATTGCTGTGGGGCGCTGCCGAGCCACTGCGCCGTATGTTGCGTATTTTGCTGGATAAGTAA
- the yaaA gene encoding peroxide stress protein YaaA, giving the protein MVISPAKTLDFTSPLVTRRHTQPAFLDRSAELVDILKQMTPADMGKLMDISDELSVLNAGRYQSWKRPFTVRNSRAAVLAFMGDVYEGLGAAHLSEPDFDYLESHLRILSGLYGLLKPFDLIQPYRLEMGKSLANPAGKNLYAWWGDTLTQTLNAQKPKVLVNLASDEYFKSIKPKLLNCPVITPVFEDFKNGQYKIISFYAKRARGLMVRYAALNQLDDPQQLKQFDLEGYAFVADGSDEQRWLFRRRLAE; this is encoded by the coding sequence ATGGTGATCTCGCCCGCCAAAACGCTCGATTTCACCTCGCCGCTCGTAACCAGGCGGCATACTCAACCCGCTTTCCTGGATCGCTCCGCCGAACTGGTCGATATCCTCAAGCAAATGACGCCAGCGGATATGGGCAAACTGATGGATATCTCGGACGAGTTATCCGTACTTAACGCAGGTCGCTACCAAAGCTGGAAGCGCCCGTTCACCGTCCGCAATTCACGGGCTGCGGTGTTGGCGTTTATGGGTGACGTTTACGAAGGGCTGGGTGCTGCGCACTTGAGCGAGCCGGATTTCGATTATCTGGAATCTCACCTGCGCATCCTCTCCGGCCTCTATGGCTTGCTCAAGCCGTTTGACCTGATCCAGCCCTATCGTCTGGAAATGGGGAAGTCGCTGGCTAACCCGGCGGGTAAAAATCTGTATGCCTGGTGGGGCGATACGCTGACACAAACACTCAACGCGCAAAAGCCAAAAGTGCTGGTGAATCTGGCCTCGGACGAATACTTCAAGTCAATCAAGCCCAAATTGCTGAACTGCCCGGTGATTACTCCAGTGTTTGAAGACTTCAAGAACGGCCAGTACAAGATCATCAGCTTCTACGCCAAACGCGCCCGCGGCCTGATGGTGCGCTACGCGGCATTGAATCAGCTGGACGATCCGCAGCAGCTTAAACAGTTTGATCTGGAAGGCTATGCTTTTGTGGCGGACGGCAGCGATGAGCAGCGATGGTTGTTTCGGCGACGACTGGCGGAATAA
- a CDS encoding isochorismatase family protein, translating into MKSALIVIDVQKSFIHRPFWTEDDLPAFKEKQLALIAGYQARGWPVVQIFHHSAGAFDPANGLCVALDWMPDPSGLVFNKHVHNALTESGLLEWLKTNDIDHVSISGIRTEQCCETTARVASDLGYAVDFVSEATLTWPMTHADGVTVTAAQIKHRTELVLAGRFARVSTVAECLAALDEQYAA; encoded by the coding sequence ATGAAATCCGCCCTGATTGTAATTGATGTCCAGAAATCGTTTATACACCGCCCGTTCTGGACTGAAGATGATCTCCCCGCATTTAAAGAGAAGCAGCTGGCGCTGATCGCCGGATACCAGGCGCGGGGTTGGCCAGTGGTGCAGATATTCCATCACTCGGCGGGCGCCTTCGACCCGGCTAACGGCTTGTGTGTGGCGCTGGACTGGATGCCCGATCCAAGTGGTCTGGTTTTTAACAAACACGTGCACAATGCCTTGACCGAAAGCGGCCTGCTGGAATGGCTCAAAACCAATGACATTGACCATGTCAGCATCAGCGGCATCCGCACCGAGCAATGCTGCGAAACCACAGCGCGCGTGGCGTCTGACCTGGGCTACGCGGTCGATTTTGTCTCCGAAGCCACACTGACCTGGCCGATGACGCATGCCGACGGTGTGACGGTGACTGCTGCACAAATCAAACATCGCACGGAGTTGGTCCTGGCTGGCCGGTTTGCGCGAGTTTCCACAGTGGCAGAATGTCTGGCCGCGCTAGACGAGCAATATGCCGCTTGA
- a CDS encoding PAS domain-containing sensor histidine kinase, producing the protein MSSPHRFARWLPLIPGLLAGVFTLAFAAWLLQSRDEATSQRSTLLEQDLLWQKQAIEQQITFDLQSLAGLAATLNITDLSEPIFQARVQSLIQSSPEIASFSVQNGHGLVLWHAATQNNWSVPYEGAGGWGEVSVSHGEPKVTYAIATPDRRRFIVAVFALDTLLQQQVPWWIAQRYQISLIDANGHPLAAKFQRQLDTTGISHTIQLTAPPLEMKLKGDLYAGSVSATGDILPALMLVLAIAMLASTAALNRMIKVRAQAEEQLKAEVAFRHAVDTSLVSGMIAFDRRGRIIYTNRAFGEMVGYSAEELRETRPPMPYWPPEEIERCQATYDAIVAGHVEPSGFMVRLMRRNGERFDVRIHASRLVDGDGHHIGWMGSLHDVTEIRREREALQASHERFVAVLNGLDASVAVTDAETGELLMSNLQFDRAFQLPDLRGRCCIVPLVVRRAEPPVDAEWYDTYRDHWYQVKSRQSTWVDGSAVWLEIATDITALKSASERERQQNEALQQTGRLISMGEMASSLAHELNQPLGAIASYVSGCRNLLSSTAPNLPQLGQALDKMGEQAKRAGHIIRGIREFVQRRAPRRQRCDINTLLETVLGLLGHEIVRRGVEISIAQNEGMPPIYADAVMLEQVLFNLIKNALEAMDATPRDRRTLAIGLSRDDEMLRVTIADRGVGIAPEQREQLFKPFFSTKDTGMGIGLNICRSIIEHHHGRMWVEENPGGGTRFIFTVPFPTTDEGLVEQDL; encoded by the coding sequence ATGAGTTCACCCCATCGCTTCGCGCGCTGGCTTCCACTGATTCCTGGGCTGCTGGCCGGCGTGTTTACGCTGGCTTTCGCAGCCTGGCTTTTGCAATCGCGTGACGAAGCAACCAGTCAGCGCTCTACCTTGCTGGAACAGGATCTGCTGTGGCAAAAACAAGCCATCGAACAGCAGATCACGTTCGATTTGCAATCGCTGGCCGGGCTGGCCGCAACGCTCAATATCACCGATCTAAGCGAGCCGATATTCCAGGCCCGCGTGCAGTCGCTGATTCAGTCCAGTCCGGAGATTGCCAGTTTCTCTGTGCAGAACGGACACGGTCTGGTGCTGTGGCATGCCGCGACCCAGAACAACTGGTCCGTACCCTATGAGGGCGCTGGCGGTTGGGGTGAGGTGTCGGTTTCTCATGGCGAACCCAAAGTCACTTACGCCATCGCCACGCCAGATCGGCGGCGCTTTATTGTTGCGGTGTTTGCGCTTGATACGCTGCTGCAGCAACAGGTGCCGTGGTGGATTGCCCAGCGCTACCAGATATCGCTGATCGACGCGAACGGTCATCCGCTCGCTGCCAAGTTCCAGCGGCAACTGGACACCACCGGCATCAGCCACACCATTCAGCTCACAGCGCCGCCGCTGGAGATGAAGCTCAAGGGCGATCTCTACGCCGGGTCGGTTTCCGCCACCGGTGACATCCTGCCTGCATTGATGCTGGTGTTGGCCATCGCCATGCTGGCTTCCACCGCCGCGCTCAATCGCATGATCAAGGTGCGTGCGCAGGCGGAAGAACAACTCAAGGCCGAGGTCGCATTTCGCCATGCGGTGGACACTTCGCTGGTGTCCGGCATGATCGCGTTCGATCGCCGTGGCCGCATCATTTACACCAACCGCGCCTTTGGCGAGATGGTGGGCTACAGCGCCGAAGAACTGCGTGAGACGCGTCCACCGATGCCATATTGGCCGCCCGAAGAAATCGAGCGCTGCCAGGCCACTTACGATGCCATTGTTGCGGGACATGTCGAGCCATCCGGTTTTATGGTGCGACTGATGCGCCGTAATGGCGAACGCTTTGACGTGCGTATCCACGCCTCACGCCTGGTCGATGGCGATGGTCACCACATTGGCTGGATGGGCTCGCTGCATGACGTAACTGAAATCCGCCGCGAGCGCGAAGCGCTGCAAGCTTCGCACGAACGCTTTGTGGCGGTACTGAATGGCCTGGATGCGTCGGTGGCGGTCACCGATGCTGAAACCGGCGAATTGTTGATGTCCAATCTGCAGTTCGATCGCGCCTTTCAGTTGCCGGATCTGCGCGGACGCTGCTGTATTGTGCCGCTGGTAGTGCGCCGGGCCGAGCCTCCGGTGGATGCCGAGTGGTACGACACTTATCGCGATCACTGGTATCAGGTAAAAAGTCGCCAGAGCACTTGGGTGGATGGTTCTGCGGTATGGCTGGAGATTGCCACCGACATCACCGCACTCAAGAGCGCCAGCGAGCGCGAGCGCCAACAAAACGAAGCGCTGCAACAAACCGGCCGCCTGATCAGCATGGGTGAAATGGCTTCCAGCCTGGCGCACGAACTGAATCAGCCGCTCGGTGCCATTGCCAGTTATGTCTCGGGTTGCCGCAATTTGCTATCCAGCACTGCGCCAAATTTGCCGCAGCTGGGCCAGGCGCTGGACAAAATGGGCGAACAAGCCAAACGCGCTGGCCACATCATTCGCGGCATTCGCGAGTTCGTACAACGTCGCGCGCCGCGGCGGCAGCGCTGTGACATCAACACGCTGCTGGAAACCGTGCTCGGCTTGCTGGGGCACGAGATCGTGCGGCGCGGCGTGGAGATTTCCATTGCCCAAAACGAAGGCATGCCGCCCATCTATGCCGATGCGGTGATGCTGGAACAAGTATTGTTCAATCTGATCAAGAACGCGCTGGAAGCCATGGATGCCACCCCGCGTGACCGGCGTACCCTGGCCATTGGCCTGTCGCGTGATGACGAGATGCTTCGGGTGACGATTGCTGACCGTGGCGTGGGGATTGCGCCCGAACAACGCGAACAATTGTTCAAGCCATTTTTCTCGACCAAAGACACCGGTATGGGCATTGGCCTGAATATTTGCCGATCCATTATCGAACATCATCACGGCCGGATGTGGGTGGAAGAAAATCCTGGTGGTGGTACGCGTTTCATCTTTACGGTACCGTTCCCAACAACGGACGAAGGGTTGGTTGAGCAAGATTTGTAG